One Penaeus monodon isolate SGIC_2016 chromosome 34, NSTDA_Pmon_1, whole genome shotgun sequence DNA segment encodes these proteins:
- the LOC119594520 gene encoding ribosomal oxygenase 1-like isoform X1, whose amino-acid sequence MVKKPPKINNLNRPRFEPLRPTATSVCLHVVHVVSEGERRLHFPCVFEQDIRPTTIMKAPKKAVTAVAMYRGPITKDGGKIKKNTKKKGGPLDPTATSNGKANGVKGKQKGNKNMPRWKVASKEAFSLGQKVSYKKNQKSNKGKQVGKENLNEKTAKKQQNKPNEIDSKPISENNTHEKKVNEAKKVNKTKKAQGKKRKGAKQQNGATNGVKVVEEVAEELDENEMDVETLSGEDIDARNTGNSREEGQQSFQWMIHPYSEEDFFSKYWEQGPLHIRRKSGYYEGLFTTADLDRILHNNVVQYTKNLDITSYSNGKRETHNPIGQAHAPVVWDYYNNGCSVRMLNPQTFHARVWKLLATLQEYFNSFCGANIYLTPPDTQGFAPHWDDIEAFILQLEGKKRWRVYKPRNEEEVLPVESSGNLDESEIGEPILDVTLEEGDLLYFPRGFIHQGHAVDGNHSLHITVSTYQKNTWGHFLQKMLPQAVSVAMAEDVEFRRGLPRNYLNCMGIANMDHNIEGREAFIKKVGEMVGRMLEMAPLDAAVDQMGTGFMHDCLPPFLTGVDKSCSVFGGGEKWCASKKRVVNRVELGPDTPVRLIRGNCLRVVVEADNVRLYHTLENSREYHAEEPQFLEIVPESAPVVEALIHAYPKYITIENLPLEEESEKMAVVSGLWERGLLVTSQPLDASYDD is encoded by the exons ATGGTTAAAAAACCaccgaaaataaataatttaaaccgACCGCGTTTCGAGCCGCTTCGACCAACAGCGACGTCGGTTTGTTTACATGTCGTCCACGTGGTCTCGGAGGGTGAGAGGCGGCTGCATTTCCCCTGTGTTTTT GAACAAGATATAAGGCCGACCACCATCATGAAAGCTCCTAAAAAAGCTGTAACAGCCGTAGCAATGTACCGAGGACCAATA ACCAAAGATGGAGGAAAGATCAAGAAGAACACAAAGAAGAAGGGTGGCCCCCTCGACCCGACAGCGACCAGTAACGGCAAGGCAAATGGCGTAAAAGGCAAGCAGAAGGGAAACAAGAATATGCCTCGGTGGAAGGTGGCGTCCAAAGAGGCCTTTTCGTTGGGCCAGAAGGTTTCGTACAAGAAGAACCAAAAGAGTAACAAAGGAAAGCAGGTTGGCAAAGAGAACCTGAATGAGAAGACTGCCAAGAAGCAGCAGAACAAGCCGAACGAGATAGACAGCAAGCCGATAAGCGAGAATAACACCCATGAGAAGAAGGTGAATGAGGCTAAGAAAgtgaacaaaacaaagaaagcccagggaaagaagaggaagggtgcTAAACAACAGAATGGAGCTACGAACGGAGTGAAGGTCGTTGAGGAGGTAGCAGAAGAGTTGGACGAGAATGAAATGGATGTTGAAACAC TGTCAGGGGAGGACATCGACGCTAGGAACACAGGGAACAGCCGAGAGGAGGGACAGCAGTCCTTCCAGTGGATGATTCATCCATACTCAGAGGAAGACTTCTTTAG CAAGTACTGGGAACAAGGACCCCTGCACATTAGGCGTAAAAGTGGGTACTATGAGGGTCTCTTTACTACGGCTGATTTGGATAGGATCCTCCATAAT AATGTTGTGCAATACACCAAGAACCTAGACATCACGTCGTATAGCAATGGCAAGCGGGAGACGCACAACCCCATAGGCCAAGCTCATGCACCTGTGGTCTGGGACTACTACAACAATGGCTGCAGTGTACGCATGCTCAATCCACAAACCTTCCACGCTCGTGTTTGGAAGCTGCTCGCGACCCTCCAGGAGTACTTCAACTCATTCTGTGGTGCCAACAT atACTTAACTCCACCTGATACCCAGGGCTTTGCACCTCACTGGGATGATATTGAAGCCTTTATCCTCCAgctggaagggaagaagagatggcGTGTGTACAAGCCTAG AAATGAAGAGGAGGTGCTCCCCGTAGAATCGAGCGGCAACCTGGATGAAAGTGAGATCGGCGAGCCCATTCTTGATGTGACCCTGGAGGAGGGCGACCTGCTTTATTTCCCCCGCGGCTTCATCCACCAGGGACATGCGGTCGATGGTAACCACTCCCTGCACATCACAGTGTCCACATATCAGAAGAACACTTGGGGTCATTTTCTACAGAAG ATGCTTCCACAAGCAGTGAGTGTAGCGATGGCAGAAGATGTGGAGTTCCGGAGAGGCTTGCCGCGTAACTATCTTAACTGCATGGGAATTGCCAACATGGACCACAACATCGAAGGTCGTGAGGCTTTTATCAAGAAG GTTGGGGAGATGGTGGGGCGCATGCTGGAAATGGCCCCCTTAGACGCAGCTGTGGACCAAATGGGAACTGGGTTTATGCACGATTGTTTGCCTCCATTCCTTACTGGCG TGGATAAATCATGCAGCGTgtttggaggaggggaaaagtggtGCGCGTCCAAAAAAAGGGTTGTGAATCGTGTAGAGTTGGGTCCTGACACTCCTGTAAGATTGATTCGAGGGAATTGTCTACG TGTTGTCGTTGAAGCAGACAATGTGCGCTTGTACCACACACTTGAAAATAGCCGCGAATACCACGCAGAAGAGCCGCAATTCCTGGAAATAGTGCCAGAGAGTGCGCCGGTGGTGGAAGCACTCATTCATGCCTATCCCAAATATATTACTATCGAAAACTTGCCGcttgaggaagagagtgagaag atgGCAGTCGTAAGTGGCCTGTGGGAGAGAGGGCTTCTCGTGACCTCCCAACCGCTGGACGCCTCGTACGATGACTAA
- the LOC119594520 gene encoding ribosomal oxygenase 1-like isoform X2, whose product MSSTWSRREQDIRPTTIMKAPKKAVTAVAMYRGPITKDGGKIKKNTKKKGGPLDPTATSNGKANGVKGKQKGNKNMPRWKVASKEAFSLGQKVSYKKNQKSNKGKQVGKENLNEKTAKKQQNKPNEIDSKPISENNTHEKKVNEAKKVNKTKKAQGKKRKGAKQQNGATNGVKVVEEVAEELDENEMDVETLSGEDIDARNTGNSREEGQQSFQWMIHPYSEEDFFSKYWEQGPLHIRRKSGYYEGLFTTADLDRILHNNVVQYTKNLDITSYSNGKRETHNPIGQAHAPVVWDYYNNGCSVRMLNPQTFHARVWKLLATLQEYFNSFCGANIYLTPPDTQGFAPHWDDIEAFILQLEGKKRWRVYKPRNEEEVLPVESSGNLDESEIGEPILDVTLEEGDLLYFPRGFIHQGHAVDGNHSLHITVSTYQKNTWGHFLQKMLPQAVSVAMAEDVEFRRGLPRNYLNCMGIANMDHNIEGREAFIKKVGEMVGRMLEMAPLDAAVDQMGTGFMHDCLPPFLTGVDKSCSVFGGGEKWCASKKRVVNRVELGPDTPVRLIRGNCLRVVVEADNVRLYHTLENSREYHAEEPQFLEIVPESAPVVEALIHAYPKYITIENLPLEEESEKMAVVSGLWERGLLVTSQPLDASYDD is encoded by the exons ATGTCGTCCACGTGGTCTCGGAGG GAACAAGATATAAGGCCGACCACCATCATGAAAGCTCCTAAAAAAGCTGTAACAGCCGTAGCAATGTACCGAGGACCAATA ACCAAAGATGGAGGAAAGATCAAGAAGAACACAAAGAAGAAGGGTGGCCCCCTCGACCCGACAGCGACCAGTAACGGCAAGGCAAATGGCGTAAAAGGCAAGCAGAAGGGAAACAAGAATATGCCTCGGTGGAAGGTGGCGTCCAAAGAGGCCTTTTCGTTGGGCCAGAAGGTTTCGTACAAGAAGAACCAAAAGAGTAACAAAGGAAAGCAGGTTGGCAAAGAGAACCTGAATGAGAAGACTGCCAAGAAGCAGCAGAACAAGCCGAACGAGATAGACAGCAAGCCGATAAGCGAGAATAACACCCATGAGAAGAAGGTGAATGAGGCTAAGAAAgtgaacaaaacaaagaaagcccagggaaagaagaggaagggtgcTAAACAACAGAATGGAGCTACGAACGGAGTGAAGGTCGTTGAGGAGGTAGCAGAAGAGTTGGACGAGAATGAAATGGATGTTGAAACAC TGTCAGGGGAGGACATCGACGCTAGGAACACAGGGAACAGCCGAGAGGAGGGACAGCAGTCCTTCCAGTGGATGATTCATCCATACTCAGAGGAAGACTTCTTTAG CAAGTACTGGGAACAAGGACCCCTGCACATTAGGCGTAAAAGTGGGTACTATGAGGGTCTCTTTACTACGGCTGATTTGGATAGGATCCTCCATAAT AATGTTGTGCAATACACCAAGAACCTAGACATCACGTCGTATAGCAATGGCAAGCGGGAGACGCACAACCCCATAGGCCAAGCTCATGCACCTGTGGTCTGGGACTACTACAACAATGGCTGCAGTGTACGCATGCTCAATCCACAAACCTTCCACGCTCGTGTTTGGAAGCTGCTCGCGACCCTCCAGGAGTACTTCAACTCATTCTGTGGTGCCAACAT atACTTAACTCCACCTGATACCCAGGGCTTTGCACCTCACTGGGATGATATTGAAGCCTTTATCCTCCAgctggaagggaagaagagatggcGTGTGTACAAGCCTAG AAATGAAGAGGAGGTGCTCCCCGTAGAATCGAGCGGCAACCTGGATGAAAGTGAGATCGGCGAGCCCATTCTTGATGTGACCCTGGAGGAGGGCGACCTGCTTTATTTCCCCCGCGGCTTCATCCACCAGGGACATGCGGTCGATGGTAACCACTCCCTGCACATCACAGTGTCCACATATCAGAAGAACACTTGGGGTCATTTTCTACAGAAG ATGCTTCCACAAGCAGTGAGTGTAGCGATGGCAGAAGATGTGGAGTTCCGGAGAGGCTTGCCGCGTAACTATCTTAACTGCATGGGAATTGCCAACATGGACCACAACATCGAAGGTCGTGAGGCTTTTATCAAGAAG GTTGGGGAGATGGTGGGGCGCATGCTGGAAATGGCCCCCTTAGACGCAGCTGTGGACCAAATGGGAACTGGGTTTATGCACGATTGTTTGCCTCCATTCCTTACTGGCG TGGATAAATCATGCAGCGTgtttggaggaggggaaaagtggtGCGCGTCCAAAAAAAGGGTTGTGAATCGTGTAGAGTTGGGTCCTGACACTCCTGTAAGATTGATTCGAGGGAATTGTCTACG TGTTGTCGTTGAAGCAGACAATGTGCGCTTGTACCACACACTTGAAAATAGCCGCGAATACCACGCAGAAGAGCCGCAATTCCTGGAAATAGTGCCAGAGAGTGCGCCGGTGGTGGAAGCACTCATTCATGCCTATCCCAAATATATTACTATCGAAAACTTGCCGcttgaggaagagagtgagaag atgGCAGTCGTAAGTGGCCTGTGGGAGAGAGGGCTTCTCGTGACCTCCCAACCGCTGGACGCCTCGTACGATGACTAA